The Xanthomonas sontii genomic sequence GGCAACCAGCACGATCCCAAGACCCTGGCGGAACTGGAAAAGAAGGGGGTGATGGAACGCGAGATGGCCTACGTCGACGCGCGCGTCGCCCAGACCATCACCGCCATCCGCGACCAGCACGGCACGCACATCGGCTTTGTCTGCGAATCGCGCGACCGCACCCTGGAAGCGCAGGTCGAGCAGGAAGTGGCCAAGATCGTGCGCGAGGCCGCCGCGGGCGACCTCAGCGGGCGCGTCGGCATCGAAGGCAAGCACGGCTTCTTCCTGCAGCTGGCGCAGCAGCTCAATGGCCTGCTGCAGGCCAACGGCGACAGCATCGGCCAAGTGTCCAGGCTGCTGACCGCGCTGTCGCAGGGCGACCTCACCGCGCGCATGCATGGCGATTTCCAGGGCGTGTTCGCGACCATGCGCGACGACGCCAACGCCACCGCCGAGCAGCTGGCGGCCATCGTCGGCCGCATCCAGCAGGCGGCGAACGCGATCAATGCCGCCGCCGGCGAGATCGCGGCCGGCAACGACGACCTGTCGCGCCGCACCGAGCAGCAGGCGGCGAATCTGGAAGAGACCGCCGCCTCGATGGAGGAACTGACCTCCACCGTGCGCCAGAACGCCGAGCACGCGCGCCAGGCCAACCAGTTGGCCGGCGGCGCCGCCACGGTCGCCTCGCAGGGCGGCAGTGTGGTCGGCCAGGTGGTGCAGACCATGAGCGGGATCGAGGCGTCCTCGAAGAAGATCGCCGACATCATCAGCGTCATCGACGGCATCGCCTTCCAGACCAACATCCTGGCGCTCAACGCGGCGGTGGAAGCCGCACGTGCCGGCGAACAGGGCCGCGGCTTCGCGGTGGTCGCCAGCGAAGTGCGCACCCTCGCTCAGCGCTCGGCCAACGCCGCCAAGGAGATCAAGGGCCTGATCGATGCGTCGGTAAGCCAGGTGGCCAACGGCTCGACCCTGGTGCGTCAGGCCGGCCAGACCATGACCGAAATCGTCGCCTCGGTGCAGCGCGTCACCGACATCATGGGCGAGATCGCCGCCGCCTCGCAGGAACAGTCGGCCGGCATCGAGCAGGTCAACCAGACCGTCACCCAGATGGACGAGACCACCCAGCAGAACGCCGCGCTGGTCGAAGAAGCCACCGCCGCCGCGCGTTCGATGGAAGAACAGGCCGGCCAGCTGATCGAGGCCGTGTCGATC encodes the following:
- a CDS encoding methyl-accepting chemotaxis protein, which gives rise to MQWIKDLKVMPKLMLAFGVVLALMLIQGVAAYRGLNSLDGVTTNVSSQVVPSVRTGGEMRGILGEYRNSAYQSLIRSSDALKKESAARKVALKKQMDQILAQYPPKIGSPQEKTIYDRLVADWKKASASYQSVDEMLQLDLHDDAIDTFTGETRTLHNKVVDDVVALIAENDRQAKAAADAASGTYRNASATLLICLLIGLGAAVGLAFLFGRMLANSVRDAVKVASDVAAGKLDGHIDANSKDEIGELMQALKRMQQDLRGRIERDAAVAAENLRIRTALDNSSTGMFIVDLDYNIVYANPSMQGLTDKYAEQIHSVAPAFDSSLPLVGSPVTVLEYGNQHDPKTLAELEKKGVMEREMAYVDARVAQTITAIRDQHGTHIGFVCESRDRTLEAQVEQEVAKIVREAAAGDLSGRVGIEGKHGFFLQLAQQLNGLLQANGDSIGQVSRLLTALSQGDLTARMHGDFQGVFATMRDDANATAEQLAAIVGRIQQAANAINAAAGEIAAGNDDLSRRTEQQAANLEETAASMEELTSTVRQNAEHARQANQLAGGAATVASQGGSVVGQVVQTMSGIEASSKKIADIISVIDGIAFQTNILALNAAVEAARAGEQGRGFAVVASEVRTLAQRSANAAKEIKGLIDASVSQVANGSTLVRQAGQTMTEIVASVQRVTDIMGEIAAASQEQSAGIEQVNQTVTQMDETTQQNAALVEEATAAARSMEEQAGQLIEAVSIFRVEQSAQASAVHAPQAVSAPRAAAPAKKPAAVAAAKPAAVRARKVEPALADSDWQEF